A portion of the Spirochaetales bacterium genome contains these proteins:
- a CDS encoding elongation factor G — protein sequence MGIRLEQIRNIAFSGHGGTGKTSLVEQILALGGAIPKPETVESGKTVSDYTEEEIARQISIHTSLSHIMWNDIKINLLDTPGAADFVGEVVAGFRACESAVVLVAADSGVQIETIKTWRRLDRNNLPRVVFLNKMDKEHADYNKSLNDVKDKFKVNVIPITIPVGEGNNFKGVVDLIDQKAYMHTSGGKSQAQDIPADMKDEAEGKRAALIEAAAEGNDELMEKYLMEETLSEEELRKGLKEAFKKNNFVPVFCGAAILHSGMVSLLNFIEKAAPSPAAAVKALTKENTEIEVTADAFPSCFIFKTFIDQFSGKLSFIKVMSGSISTDSELYNVRENKKEKISKLFTCQGKKLEDVTTLETGDIGIMAKVTTAETNQTFSTSDHLITYESLNLPQPVHSVAISAAAKKDEDKLNQLLQKVSTEDLTFKLTYNKETRETVISSMGELHLSIILDRIKEKQKIEMETKVPKVAYRETITKSAGAEYQHKKQTGGHGQYAKVVLEIQPLERGEMFRFVNAIFGGAVSKGYIPGVEKGVLEGMEEGILAGYPVVDLEAKIVDGKEHPVDSSEMSFKLAARGALKACLEKAKCVLLEPVMNLDVFVEDQYLGDVLSDLSSRRGRVLGQEPIGGGIQEIKAQVPQSELLRYSIDLKSITSGTASFEMEFSHYNPISGKVAEDVIKAAQASKESE from the coding sequence ATGGGTATTAGGTTGGAACAAATCAGAAATATTGCATTTTCAGGTCACGGCGGAACAGGCAAAACATCACTGGTAGAACAAATCCTCGCTTTGGGCGGTGCCATCCCGAAACCGGAAACCGTGGAATCCGGGAAAACCGTCAGTGATTATACGGAAGAAGAAATCGCACGGCAGATATCGATTCACACATCACTCTCCCATATTATGTGGAATGATATCAAAATCAATCTGCTCGATACACCGGGTGCCGCCGATTTTGTCGGTGAAGTGGTCGCGGGATTTCGCGCGTGTGAATCGGCCGTTGTTCTTGTTGCCGCAGATTCCGGCGTTCAGATAGAAACAATTAAAACCTGGCGGCGGCTTGACAGAAACAACCTGCCCAGGGTCGTCTTTCTCAATAAAATGGACAAGGAACATGCCGATTATAACAAATCCCTTAATGATGTGAAGGACAAGTTCAAGGTGAATGTCATTCCCATTACCATACCCGTCGGGGAAGGAAACAACTTCAAGGGTGTCGTCGACCTTATCGATCAAAAAGCCTACATGCATACCTCCGGCGGCAAATCCCAGGCACAGGATATTCCAGCCGACATGAAAGACGAAGCGGAAGGCAAGCGGGCCGCGCTTATCGAAGCGGCTGCGGAGGGCAATGACGAACTTATGGAAAAATATCTGATGGAAGAAACCCTCTCCGAGGAGGAATTGAGAAAGGGTCTTAAAGAGGCGTTTAAAAAGAATAATTTTGTTCCGGTTTTCTGTGGGGCGGCGATACTTCATTCGGGAATGGTCTCGCTGCTTAATTTCATCGAAAAAGCGGCCCCATCCCCCGCGGCAGCGGTCAAGGCCCTGACAAAGGAAAACACGGAAATCGAAGTAACGGCGGATGCGTTCCCCTCCTGTTTCATTTTCAAGACATTTATCGATCAATTTTCAGGAAAACTCTCATTCATCAAGGTGATGTCGGGTTCAATCTCGACGGATTCGGAACTCTACAATGTCCGGGAGAATAAAAAGGAGAAGATTTCCAAATTATTCACCTGCCAGGGTAAAAAACTCGAAGACGTTACTACCCTCGAGACCGGCGACATCGGTATTATGGCAAAAGTGACGACAGCGGAAACAAACCAGACATTTTCCACGTCAGATCACCTGATTACCTATGAAAGCCTCAATCTTCCGCAGCCCGTTCATTCCGTCGCGATCTCGGCTGCGGCGAAAAAAGACGAGGACAAGCTGAACCAGCTTCTGCAAAAGGTCTCGACCGAAGATCTCACATTCAAGCTTACGTACAACAAGGAAACACGGGAAACGGTAATATCCTCGATGGGAGAACTCCACCTTTCGATTATTCTCGACAGGATCAAGGAAAAACAGAAAATCGAAATGGAAACAAAAGTGCCGAAGGTGGCCTACAGGGAGACCATTACAAAATCCGCCGGCGCGGAATATCAGCATAAAAAACAAACCGGTGGACACGGCCAGTACGCGAAAGTGGTCCTCGAAATACAGCCGCTCGAACGGGGAGAGATGTTCCGGTTCGTCAATGCCATTTTCGGTGGCGCCGTTTCCAAGGGGTATATCCCCGGTGTCGAAAAGGGTGTGCTCGAAGGAATGGAAGAAGGTATCCTCGCGGGGTATCCCGTCGTGGATCTCGAAGCGAAAATCGTCGACGGAAAGGAGCACCCGGTCGATTCATCCGAAATGTCGTTCAAGCTCGCCGCTCGCGGCGCGCTCAAGGCCTGCCTCGAGAAAGCGAAATGCGTCCTGCTCGAACCGGTCATGAATCTCGACGTCTTTGTCGAAGACCAATACCTCGGAGACGTTCTCTCCGATCTCAGTTCACGGCGGGGCAGGGTTTTGGGTCAGGAACCGATAGGCGGTGGAATTCAGGAAATCAAGGCACAGGTTCCCCAGTCCGAATTGCTGCGCTATTCGATAGATCTCAAATCCATAACATCCGGAACCGCTTCATTTGAAATGGAGTTCAGCCATTACAACCCGATTTCCGGCAAGGTTGCGGAGGACGTGATAAAGGCTGCCCAGGCGTCAAAAGAAAGTGAATAG
- a CDS encoding flagellar motor switch protein FliG encodes MAVDSGKKRYPEKDAFLKTRKRDKGYKKAAMLLIILGKEHSSEVLKHLTEEEALGIAKEIASIKKIDNREAEKVLEEFGYLLKVKNLVAKGGLEKAKEMLFTAFGEEKGEVFYNKIIERTVPHPFSFLNDLPIEQVLTLIKNESAPVVAVILSHIDPTLSAKLLTALPPDTRRDTVARIARMDKITPEILRKTEEVLREKVRAQGDMITQEVDGKLALTEILKHMDVQKEKEILSDLSICNPELAEDIETRLFNLDVVYRISNKDLQKVLREYDDKDIAFLLKGKDGDFSQRIIRNVSNRRAEIIRLEHQSIGRVLKSDVEKSDTDFLLKIRNMAENEEITIFDKNEEYID; translated from the coding sequence ATGGCCGTCGATTCAGGCAAGAAGAGATACCCGGAAAAAGACGCTTTTCTGAAAACCAGAAAACGGGACAAGGGATACAAGAAAGCCGCCATGCTTCTCATCATCCTGGGGAAGGAACATTCTTCCGAGGTACTGAAACACCTCACTGAGGAAGAAGCACTGGGAATTGCAAAGGAAATCGCATCGATAAAAAAGATCGACAACAGGGAAGCGGAAAAAGTACTTGAAGAGTTCGGTTACCTTCTCAAAGTCAAAAACCTCGTGGCAAAAGGCGGTCTTGAAAAAGCGAAAGAAATGCTTTTCACCGCTTTTGGAGAGGAAAAGGGCGAAGTTTTTTACAATAAAATAATCGAACGGACCGTCCCGCATCCCTTTTCTTTTCTCAATGATCTTCCCATCGAACAGGTATTGACCCTTATAAAAAACGAATCGGCCCCCGTGGTCGCGGTCATTCTCTCTCACATCGATCCAACCCTTTCCGCAAAACTTCTCACCGCCCTTCCGCCCGATACCAGGAGGGATACAGTGGCGAGAATCGCCAGAATGGATAAAATAACCCCGGAGATACTGCGAAAGACGGAAGAGGTGTTAAGAGAAAAGGTGCGCGCCCAGGGAGACATGATAACACAGGAGGTCGACGGGAAACTGGCACTGACTGAAATACTCAAACATATGGATGTCCAGAAAGAAAAGGAAATCCTCTCCGATCTTTCCATCTGCAATCCCGAACTCGCCGAGGATATCGAAACCCGCCTTTTCAATCTCGATGTCGTCTACAGGATATCGAACAAGGACCTTCAGAAAGTACTGCGTGAATACGACGACAAGGATATCGCCTTTCTTCTCAAGGGAAAAGACGGGGACTTCAGCCAGCGGATCATACGAAACGTATCGAACCGCAGGGCGGAAATCATCAGACTCGAACATCAAAGTATCGGCCGCGTGCTGAAATCCGATGTCGAGAAATCGGATACCGACTTTCTCTTAAAAATACGGAATATGGCGGAAAACGAGGAAATCACCATTTTCGACAAAAACGAGGAATATATCGATTAA